The bacterium genome window below encodes:
- a CDS encoding DapH/DapD/GlmU-related protein has protein sequence MNKYFVHPTAIVDEGAEIGEGTKIWHFSHIMGGAKIGKNCVIGQNCFIARGAVLGNGVKLENNVSVYTFVTLEDYVFVGPSAVFTNDLNPRAPYPKGGKWIPTHVCKGVSIGANATIICGINIGKWAFIGAGAVVTKDVPDYAIVAGVPARLIGWMCECGEKIEFKNGGTSCYKCARKYHKQGLKCEEV, from the coding sequence ATGAATAAATATTTCGTTCATCCCACTGCTATTGTAGATGAAGGAGCAGAGATAGGGGAGGGGACAAAGATATGGCACTTCTCACACATAATGGGGGGGGCTAAGATAGGTAAGAATTGTGTTATTGGACAAAATTGCTTCATAGCCAGAGGTGCAGTCTTAGGAAATGGAGTAAAACTTGAAAATAATGTATCTGTGTATACATTTGTGACACTCGAAGATTATGTATTTGTTGGACCATCTGCAGTTTTTACAAATGACCTCAACCCCAGAGCTCCGTATCCGAAGGGTGGAAAATGGATTCCTACACACGTATGTAAAGGAGTATCAATTGGAGCTAATGCTACAATTATTTGTGGTATTAACATAGGGAAATGGGCATTTATAGGAGCAGGAGCTGTTGTGACTAAAGATGTGCCTGATTACGCAATAGTTGCGGGTGTTCCTGCACGTCTTATAGGATGGATGTGTGAATGCGGTGAAAAGATTGAGTTCAAAAATGGAGGTACTAGTTGTTACAAGTGTGCTCGCAAATATCATAAACAAGGACTTAAGTGTGAAGAAGTGTAG
- the rpmF gene encoding 50S ribosomal protein L32: MGSPRRRVSRSRSRKGRTHWKFVPPQLIPCPNCKTLILPHTRCYNCGNYKGKEAIAARAP, translated from the coding sequence ATGGGTTCACCGAGACGTAGAGTATCAAGGTCAAGAAGTAGAAAAGGCAGGACTCACTGGAAGTTTGTGCCGCCTCAACTAATTCCATGCCCTAACTGTAAAACTTTAATACTGCCCCACACTCGATGTTATAATTGTGGTAATTACAAGGGAAAAGAGGCTATCGCTGCACGAGCGCCTTAA
- a CDS encoding bifunctional alpha,alpha-trehalose-phosphate synthase (UDP-forming)/trehalose-phosphatase — MRLLVVSNRLPITVVEKEGKLRVKGSIGGLVSGLSAYLDLLKGTSFTKSEHIWVGWPGIAVDDKSKEELRLKLLNEFHAYPVFLSENVMEKFYYGFCNKIIWPLFHYFPSYAIYDEDYWLHYKHVNETFCAALMEIMKVDDVVWIHDYHLMLLPKLLRDKIPSIPIGFFLHIPFPSFEIFRLLPRKWGSEILKGLLCADLIGFHTHDYTQYFLRCVLRMLGYDHNIGKLSVDGRLVQADTFPMGIDFHRFYNAMINSDVKKEKNKLEKTLSDFKLVLSIDRLDYTKGIVNRLQGYEIFLNRNPHWHRKVILILIVVPSRVGVEYYQQMKNKIDELVGRINGKFGNIYWTPILYQYRFLPFHQLAALYNISDVALITPLRDGMNLTAKEYIATRTDKTGVVILSEMAGASKELGESIIINPNNTEEIADALKEALEMPQSDQIRRNSIMQTRLQRYDVVRWADDFIQKLLFIKEEQKQFDAKLLSTHKQAQLVKDFKKSIHRLIFLDYDGTLVPFVGHPQMAKPSAELLNILNHLSKDKRNDIVLISGRDKDTLQSWFGALNIGLVAEHGVWIKEKGKTWKIIKPLTNKWKSQILPILEMYVDRLPGSFVEDKEFSIVWHYRMADPEQSSIRAKELIDDMVNLTANIDVQVLQGSKVVEVRTAGVDKGTSALHWISKNAFDFIMAIGDDCTDEDLFRILPETAYSIRVGMIPSYAKFNLHNYMEVRKFIEEMVE, encoded by the coding sequence ATGAGATTATTAGTAGTATCAAATAGGTTACCTATCACTGTAGTAGAAAAAGAAGGTAAGTTAAGAGTTAAAGGGAGTATCGGTGGTCTTGTTTCTGGCCTAAGTGCATATTTAGATTTATTAAAAGGCACCTCTTTTACTAAATCCGAGCATATATGGGTTGGTTGGCCCGGTATAGCAGTAGATGACAAATCTAAAGAGGAGTTAAGGTTAAAATTACTGAACGAATTTCATGCGTATCCTGTTTTTCTCTCAGAAAATGTGATGGAAAAGTTTTACTATGGATTCTGTAATAAAATAATCTGGCCGCTCTTTCACTATTTTCCATCCTATGCTATCTACGACGAAGATTATTGGTTACATTACAAACATGTAAATGAAACTTTTTGTGCTGCGCTTATGGAAATTATGAAAGTAGACGATGTAGTATGGATACATGACTATCATCTTATGCTTCTTCCTAAACTTTTAAGGGATAAGATACCAAGTATTCCGATAGGATTTTTTCTTCACATTCCTTTTCCATCTTTTGAAATATTTCGTCTTCTTCCAAGAAAATGGGGTAGTGAAATATTAAAAGGTCTTTTATGTGCTGATTTAATTGGATTTCATACTCACGATTATACACAGTATTTCTTGAGGTGTGTCCTTCGCATGTTAGGTTACGACCACAACATTGGTAAACTCAGTGTAGACGGTCGTCTTGTGCAAGCAGACACATTTCCAATGGGTATAGATTTTCATAGATTTTATAATGCTATGATAAACTCTGATGTAAAAAAAGAGAAAAATAAACTAGAGAAGACACTATCCGATTTTAAGTTAGTTCTCTCAATTGACCGCTTAGATTATACAAAGGGTATCGTTAACCGCTTGCAAGGTTATGAAATTTTCCTTAACAGGAATCCACATTGGCACAGAAAGGTAATTCTTATCCTAATAGTTGTCCCTTCTCGTGTAGGTGTAGAATATTATCAACAAATGAAGAATAAGATAGACGAACTTGTCGGCAGAATTAATGGTAAATTTGGCAACATTTACTGGACTCCAATCCTATATCAATATAGATTTTTACCATTCCACCAGTTAGCTGCTCTGTATAATATTAGTGATGTTGCTTTAATAACTCCATTAAGAGATGGTATGAACCTCACTGCAAAAGAATACATAGCGACCAGAACCGACAAAACCGGTGTTGTAATCCTAAGTGAAATGGCGGGTGCCTCAAAAGAACTTGGAGAGTCAATTATAATAAATCCAAACAATACAGAAGAAATAGCAGATGCATTGAAGGAAGCATTAGAAATGCCTCAATCTGATCAAATAAGGCGCAACTCCATTATGCAGACTCGTCTACAGCGTTACGATGTAGTACGTTGGGCAGATGATTTCATCCAGAAATTGTTATTTATCAAAGAGGAGCAAAAGCAATTTGATGCTAAATTATTGAGCACTCATAAACAAGCTCAATTAGTAAAAGATTTTAAAAAATCCATTCATAGGCTTATATTTTTAGATTACGATGGCACACTTGTTCCATTTGTTGGGCATCCTCAAATGGCAAAACCGAGTGCTGAGCTTTTAAATATTCTTAATCATCTTTCAAAGGATAAACGGAACGATATTGTTTTAATAAGTGGACGTGATAAAGATACGCTTCAAAGCTGGTTTGGTGCGCTTAACATAGGATTGGTAGCAGAACATGGGGTATGGATTAAGGAGAAGGGCAAAACTTGGAAAATAATAAAACCGTTAACTAACAAGTGGAAGTCTCAAATTCTACCCATACTTGAGATGTATGTAGATCGGCTTCCTGGTTCATTTGTTGAGGACAAAGAATTCTCTATTGTATGGCATTACAGGATGGCTGACCCTGAGCAGAGTTCTATACGCGCAAAAGAACTTATAGATGACATGGTAAATTTAACTGCTAATATAGATGTCCAAGTATTACAAGGAAGTAAGGTAGTAGAAGTAAGAACTGCGGGTGTAGATAAAGGCACTTCTGCTCTGCATTGGATTTCTAAAAATGCCTTTGATTTTATAATGGCAATAGGAGACGATTGCACGGATGAAGATTTGTTCAGAATTCTTCCTGAAACAGCTTACTCAATCCGAGTAGGAATGATTCCATCTTATGCTAAATTCAACTTGCATAATTATATGGAAGTTCGGAAATTTATTGAAGAAATGGTTGAATGA
- the panC gene encoding pantoate--beta-alanine ligase: MKIIKKIKEMKAISLEVRNKGKKIGFVPTMGALHEGPLSLVDIAKIKTDHIVTSIFVNPLQFGPKEDFKAYPRDIKRDAELLEKRGVDILFAPELKEMYHDGYDTYIEVPGLSSVLCGKTRPTHFKGVCTVVCKLFNIVNPDVAVFGEKDAQQVIIIKKMVEDLNLGVKILTGPTVREPDGLAMSSRNVYLTPKERKDASVVYQALMRAKELITNGQREAKKIKKEIEAMISTKLTAKIDYIDIVKKDNLKPLETLDGECLIAVAVWFGKARLIDNITLKIASSEC; this comes from the coding sequence ATGAAAATTATTAAAAAAATAAAAGAAATGAAAGCTATTTCTTTAGAAGTCAGAAATAAGGGTAAAAAGATAGGTTTTGTACCTACAATGGGAGCTTTACATGAAGGGCCACTGTCACTTGTTGACATAGCTAAAATTAAAACAGACCACATTGTTACAAGTATATTTGTTAACCCGTTACAGTTTGGACCAAAAGAAGATTTTAAAGCATATCCAAGGGACATAAAAAGAGATGCTGAACTACTTGAGAAGAGGGGAGTAGATATTTTATTCGCACCAGAACTTAAAGAGATGTATCATGATGGATATGATACTTATATAGAAGTGCCAGGATTATCAAGTGTACTTTGTGGAAAGACAAGACCCACCCACTTCAAAGGAGTATGTACGGTTGTATGTAAGTTATTTAATATTGTGAACCCGGATGTTGCAGTATTTGGTGAAAAAGATGCACAACAGGTTATCATAATTAAGAAAATGGTTGAAGACCTTAATCTTGGAGTTAAAATCTTAACAGGACCAACGGTTAGGGAACCAGACGGGCTTGCTATGAGTTCAAGGAATGTGTATTTGACACCAAAAGAGAGAAAGGATGCAAGTGTGGTTTATCAAGCCCTAATGAGAGCTAAAGAGTTAATAACCAATGGGCAAAGAGAGGCTAAGAAGATAAAAAAAGAGATAGAAGCCATGATATCTACTAAGCTCACTGCTAAGATTGATTACATAGACATAGTTAAAAAGGATAACCTTAAGCCCTTGGAAACATTGGACGGTGAATGCCTAATTGCTGTTGCAGTGTGGTTTGGTAAAGCAAGACTTATAGACAATATAACATTAAAAATTGCAAGTTCTGAGTGCTGA
- a CDS encoding elongation factor G — protein sequence MKAYEPKDIRNVVLMSPLGAGKTTLAEAILFNSGATSRLGRVVDGTSIFDYAPDEIEQKMSINLSIACFELSGILVNLIDTPGCSDFFGDVISGVTVADSAIIVVNASTGIQPWTDMIKFLADEHRIPVIIFVNQLSKENANFTQTFKEIQNLFGKNAHLSSARQVIPLTIPDGIGAQFNKVLSVFEVDNPYKALVLESIAEMDDQLTEKYLSDEPFTPDDIARGLKVGVNSRKLIPLYCGDAYNNIGVKELLTCLPFLPSSLENKLSASPNLSCLAFKTTVDPKIGELTNIRVFSGTLSPGTYVFNSTKNIEEKVNQVYVLKGKDRIEVSSLVTGSIGALVKLKSTQTGDTLTDKTNPVTLPPLKFPEPQVKVAIVPKSKKDEEKVSTALSKLHEEDPTFAFFYDTETKQMIVSGLGELHLDITLKRLKQKFGVEVGTERPRIHYRETVTRVSECQGKYKRQTGGHGQYGDCWIRFEPLERSKGFEFVDAIVGGRIPKRFIPSVEKGLLDAINKGVLAGYPTTDLRATLYDGSYHEVDSSDIAFKIAASMAFRNGIPKASPTLLEPIMRIEVTVPQEFMGDVMGELSSRRGKIESTEPFGKYQKICALVPDAELYKFSSTLRSQTQGMGSFLLKFSHYEEVPKEIQKRIIEEHKKEEK from the coding sequence GTGAAAGCATATGAGCCAAAAGATATAAGGAATGTAGTTTTAATGTCTCCTTTAGGAGCAGGTAAGACTACTCTTGCCGAAGCCATACTTTTCAATTCAGGTGCAACTTCTCGTCTCGGCCGTGTAGTGGATGGCACCTCTATCTTTGATTATGCACCTGACGAAATTGAGCAAAAGATGTCAATAAATTTAAGTATAGCTTGTTTTGAACTTTCCGGCATTCTTGTAAACCTAATTGATACACCAGGCTGTAGCGATTTTTTTGGTGATGTAATTTCAGGTGTAACTGTAGCTGATTCTGCAATTATAGTAGTTAATGCAAGCACTGGAATCCAGCCCTGGACAGATATGATAAAATTTTTAGCAGATGAGCATAGAATTCCAGTTATTATTTTTGTGAATCAACTGAGTAAAGAAAACGCTAACTTTACCCAAACCTTCAAAGAGATTCAAAACCTATTTGGTAAGAATGCTCACCTTAGCTCAGCGAGGCAGGTTATCCCACTGACCATACCTGATGGTATAGGTGCCCAATTTAACAAAGTCTTAAGTGTTTTTGAAGTAGATAATCCTTATAAGGCATTAGTGTTGGAGTCTATAGCCGAGATGGACGACCAATTGACAGAGAAATATCTAAGCGATGAGCCTTTTACTCCTGACGATATAGCGCGGGGACTCAAAGTTGGTGTAAATAGCAGAAAACTTATTCCTCTATATTGTGGTGATGCTTATAATAATATAGGGGTAAAAGAGCTACTCACCTGTTTACCTTTTTTACCATCTTCACTTGAAAATAAGTTATCAGCTTCTCCAAATTTATCCTGTCTTGCTTTTAAGACAACTGTAGACCCAAAAATAGGTGAACTCACCAACATCCGAGTCTTTTCCGGCACTCTATCCCCTGGGACATATGTATTTAATTCAACAAAAAATATTGAAGAAAAAGTAAATCAGGTATATGTTCTCAAAGGCAAAGACCGTATAGAAGTATCTTCACTTGTTACAGGTAGTATTGGTGCTTTAGTCAAGTTAAAATCAACCCAAACTGGTGATACATTGACAGATAAGACAAATCCTGTAACACTGCCTCCACTCAAATTTCCAGAGCCCCAAGTAAAGGTAGCTATTGTACCAAAATCCAAAAAGGATGAGGAGAAGGTATCAACTGCTCTATCCAAGCTTCATGAAGAAGACCCTACTTTTGCATTTTTTTATGATACAGAGACTAAACAGATGATTGTTTCAGGTTTAGGTGAGTTACATCTTGATATAACCTTAAAGCGGCTAAAGCAAAAATTTGGTGTAGAAGTGGGGACAGAGAGACCCAGAATCCACTACAGGGAGACAGTGACTCGTGTTTCTGAGTGTCAAGGCAAATACAAACGCCAGACCGGTGGGCATGGTCAATATGGTGACTGCTGGATAAGGTTTGAGCCACTTGAAAGGAGTAAGGGATTTGAATTTGTAGATGCCATAGTAGGTGGCAGGATACCTAAGCGCTTTATTCCTTCTGTAGAGAAAGGCCTCTTAGATGCAATTAATAAGGGTGTTCTTGCTGGCTATCCGACTACTGACTTAAGGGCAACTCTCTATGACGGCTCATATCATGAGGTTGACAGTTCTGACATTGCATTTAAGATAGCTGCCTCAATGGCATTTAGGAATGGCATCCCTAAAGCTTCACCCACTTTACTTGAGCCAATTATGCGAATAGAAGTCACTGTTCCTCAAGAATTTATGGGTGATGTCATGGGTGAGCTCTCTTCCAGGCGTGGCAAGATTGAGTCAACTGAGCCATTTGGTAAGTATCAAAAGATATGTGCTCTTGTTCCCGATGCTGAGCTTTACAAATTTTCAAGCACCCTGAGGTCACAAACTCAAGGTATGGGGTCATTTTTGCTAAAATTTTCGCACTATGAAGAGGTGCCAAAAGAAATTCAAAAGCGTATAATTGAAGAGCATAAGAAAGAGGAGAAATAA
- the ligA gene encoding NAD-dependent DNA ligase LigA, which translates to MIEVIQEIRKKVEKLRKEINYHNYRYYVLNDPVISDYEYDMLVKELEELESRYPELITPDSPTQRVGGELTGGFAQVEHKIPMLSLENTYSREEVLEFDRRMCKELGVKPEYVVELKIDGVAVSLVYRDGILVRGATRGDGFTGDDVTHNIRTIKSIPLKLLTDNKNLMNIEVRGEVLMPKSSFEQSNRERESSGEPLFANPRNAAAGTLKHLDPKVASARRLDIFIHTVPTPPKGYASHYDILMTLSEIGLKVNPNIKLCKSIESVIDYCNFWEPQRGGLPYEVDGMVIKVNSFEHQLKLGSTTKNPRYAIAYKFPALQVTTKLENIILQVGRTGTVTPVAVLTPVRLAGSTISRATLHNADEIARKDIRVGDTVFIKKGGEVIPEVVKPVVEKRTGREKIFKMPKTCPVCGNELVRYEGEVAWLCENLRCSAQVQRRIEHFVHRNAMDIEGLGEKVIKQLIDAKLISDFTDLYFLKRDALLQLERMADKSVDNLLNAIEGSKGREFFRVLFAIGIRYVGIYAAKLLTEKFHSIDQLKEATFDEINSIPGIGPVIAQSIVDFFKDSNNLKVIERLRKAGVCLESKVKKGAPKPLAGKIFVLTGTLSSFTREEATELIESLGGRVSSSVSKNTDYVVAGDSPGSKYTKAKELGVKIIDEEKFKALVQR; encoded by the coding sequence ATTATAGAAGTGATACAAGAAATTAGAAAGAAAGTGGAAAAATTAAGAAAAGAGATAAATTATCATAATTACAGATACTATGTTCTAAATGACCCTGTTATCTCTGATTATGAGTATGATATGTTGGTTAAGGAACTTGAAGAACTTGAATCCCGGTATCCAGAGCTTATAACTCCTGACTCTCCGACTCAGCGTGTAGGTGGCGAGCTCACTGGTGGCTTCGCTCAGGTAGAACACAAAATTCCAATGCTTAGTCTTGAGAACACATATTCTCGTGAGGAGGTGCTTGAATTTGACCGTCGTATGTGTAAAGAGTTAGGCGTCAAGCCTGAGTATGTAGTAGAATTGAAAATAGATGGTGTAGCTGTCTCTTTAGTGTACAGGGATGGCATACTTGTCCGTGGTGCAACACGTGGTGACGGCTTTACTGGGGATGATGTCACTCATAACATAAGAACTATAAAATCTATTCCTTTAAAACTGCTAACCGATAACAAGAATTTAATGAATATTGAGGTAAGGGGTGAAGTTCTGATGCCAAAGTCAAGTTTTGAGCAATCCAATCGTGAGCGTGAATCTTCTGGTGAGCCTTTATTTGCAAACCCAAGGAATGCGGCGGCTGGCACTTTAAAGCACCTTGACCCAAAAGTAGCATCAGCCCGTAGGCTTGACATATTTATTCATACAGTTCCCACTCCTCCAAAGGGCTATGCGAGCCATTACGATATTTTAATGACTTTAAGTGAGATTGGCTTAAAAGTGAATCCAAATATAAAGCTCTGTAAATCTATAGAATCTGTGATTGATTATTGCAATTTCTGGGAGCCGCAGCGTGGTGGACTTCCTTATGAAGTTGATGGTATGGTGATAAAAGTTAACTCCTTTGAACATCAACTAAAGTTAGGGTCAACAACTAAGAATCCTCGTTACGCAATTGCTTACAAATTTCCTGCCCTCCAGGTGACAACAAAGCTTGAGAATATAATCTTACAAGTAGGTAGGACTGGCACTGTCACTCCTGTGGCAGTTCTAACACCTGTCCGTTTAGCTGGTTCCACAATTTCAAGGGCTACCCTTCATAATGCAGATGAGATTGCCCGTAAAGATATAAGAGTAGGTGATACAGTATTTATAAAAAAAGGTGGCGAAGTTATCCCTGAAGTAGTAAAGCCAGTCGTAGAGAAGCGGACTGGTAGAGAGAAGATATTTAAGATGCCTAAAACCTGTCCTGTGTGTGGTAATGAACTTGTGAGATATGAAGGCGAGGTTGCTTGGCTTTGCGAAAATTTACGCTGTTCTGCCCAAGTACAGCGTAGAATAGAGCACTTTGTTCATCGCAATGCTATGGATATAGAAGGATTAGGTGAGAAAGTGATAAAACAACTTATAGATGCTAAACTTATCAGTGATTTTACTGACCTTTATTTTCTTAAAAGGGATGCTTTATTACAACTTGAGCGTATGGCGGATAAGTCTGTAGATAATCTACTCAATGCAATTGAGGGTTCGAAGGGGCGTGAATTCTTTAGAGTCCTCTTTGCTATAGGGATAAGGTATGTTGGGATTTATGCAGCTAAGTTACTAACTGAAAAATTTCATTCAATAGACCAGTTAAAGGAGGCTACATTTGACGAAATTAACTCAATCCCTGGTATAGGGCCTGTAATTGCACAGTCAATAGTAGACTTTTTTAAAGATTCTAATAATTTAAAAGTCATAGAAAGATTAAGAAAAGCAGGGGTGTGTTTAGAATCAAAGGTAAAAAAAGGCGCCCCTAAGCCTTTGGCTGGTAAGATATTTGTCTTAACTGGCACACTTTCAAGTTTTACAAGAGAAGAGGCAACTGAGCTTATAGAGTCATTGGGTGGTAGGGTAAGTTCATCTGTCTCTAAGAATACTGACTATGTAGTAGCTGGCGACTCCCCTGGCTCCAAATATACTAAAGCCAAAGAGTTAGGTGTCAAGATTATTGATGAGGAAAAGTTTAAGGCGCTCGTGCAGCGATAG